The sequence ttttcacttttattcattttagAGTTTAAGTTTTCTTTGGTTTTCGATATTCTTACTCTAGTCGTACGTATCACTCCATGATTGTCTtcataattgaaaattaaatcgtGAAATTGATTTGTTGAATTAAGAAAATCTTGGTACTCTTCCGACGCACGGTACTCACTAACTTTATTGTCAATTAATCGTTCTACGTGCACGCGCTCACGTATTTCGTTTAACAATTCTCTATCCATTTTaacacttttcaaaaaaacaatgtttttttttttttatgtatgcTTGATGTTGGCTAACTGGACTTCACGCCTAGCACTTTCATTTACGCTACTTTTCAGAAACTTAGCGTACATCCTGGCACACACGAAGATGATCATCATTAGCACAATTACCACTAATGTAACGGCTATTAAAGTCGTCTCACTTGTACTCGCGTTGGTCACGATTTCGTCCGCGCTGAAAATTCccatctttattttttttttttcacaacacttttttactcaaatttttagAACTTTTGTTGGATTAAAATCACTTTTTGAAGTCAAAGACTTCTACTGACACTGGTCGCCATAAACTATGCTTGGAGAAGGCACTTCTTTTTAACTGGAATAAAACATCTACTACACTTGTTGAATGCTGTTCAtcgaatgaatttattgaaactttGTTACAATTAGATTGGTTCTTAATTCTAGTACAGTTACAGTTTGTTCGATACTTAATTCTAGTACTATAGTAGGAGGCGGAGAGAAACCCGGAGCTTATTGACTAGTTGTCCAATCAGAGAAAAGAAGGGTACATAGTTAAATACCAATACGTGTACACTTAGTGTGACACTGGTATGGCTCAAGCTATGTGCTGTTGGCATAGATCAGCACCGAAGAGGAGTTAATATGAAAGCATAAGAATGCATAGCTTATTGAGGGTTATGTAAATGCAATATGACACCATGGGACCGTTTGTCTGATGGTGCATTGCGGTACCGATTTATGACTAACTCATTGGCTGGGAGGTAAGtgttttgaaaatgttacaACGTTTGGAACAATGTAAGGAGTCGAATTGCTACACTTGTGTTTTATGGAATGTGGGCAATAATTGATTAACTGTGACACGACATGTCCCAGATTAATTCATGGAACATGTCTTGTAAAAGAAATATGAGTAAGCATAACCACACTTGCTTGGGATCATAAATGAGGTGGATTTGTTATGGTTTGAAAACATGTGAAACTTGAGAAAATATTAGAGTGACTAATTTATAGTCCTGGGAAAGTCTATTATAGTACAACAGGCACGAGGTCTAGGcacatttaaaatcacatttaataaatatttgaaaattcccAAAATTATAGGATATTTATTTATATCGAGTTTATATGTAAATGAGCAGTTAGTATTCACTGATTGTTGTAAATTAAGGGAAGAAAAGACTCTTTTCTTTTTAGGAAATTTAGGCgttttctgtgattttttgggcgtaaataggGATTTTGCGTTTTTTTTGTCAATACCAATAATGATAAAAAAGCGGTACATATTGgtaaaataattttgataatgacaAATTTACTTTGTTAGCAATTTTACAGATAATAGTGTTTTTTTACATAAATCGAAAATTCACCAAGTATGTTTCGAACAAcaataaaatgttgaaaataatcACCAAAAGGCCGGATTTTaacgaaatatttatttaatatgtACTTAGAGgctatgcaaaaatggtaaatgtatttttattattttattagaaAATCCTCGAGAAAATCTATATATGTAACGCAGATAATACGATAGTAACACAGCGAATGGTGAAAAAATATGTGTGTCATCCTGCTGCTGTACGCGTACAACATGATACGTTTATCAGTGTACAGAAATCATATATCTGTCGATAGtatacaatatgtactagggtatataaccgtggtacttgtaccaccagtgtgtctttgGTATAAGGCTGAATAAAAGATTAAAAGCATTTGCGGTGTTATTATAAAACTTTGAAGCCTCTTTAATGCTGTTTTAAGGCTTTAAACtaatgcttacggttacttggggagtcacatacattccgtaacttatacttttcattaacttatgaatgttattagctttttgatatgggatcattcattaggtggcataatgaagagtatacaagtattttcgaatggtttttgccataacatataatactatcgacagacatatgatttccgcacaatgattttcgtatcacgctgtacgcgtacagtgacAAGATGACATACATCTTTTCTTACCACCGTTGTATCTATTTGACAGCTTATTTTGAAACTGATTCTACTGctttccaaaactatatttatTAATGTATAGAAATCATAAACAGTTACTATAGTTTTATGAGTATTACACAATATTTACCCATATTTCTTGAATAAATTGTGTATTCGCGTCAGCAGTTCATTCATAGAAATGAAAATGTCGTAGTTTCGCAATACTTCGTATaggtattttagcagaaatatgcgagttcttgcaaatattccgcagggcaattatttctgcggacgttaatcactctattctatggtttggggtgatttcagtgcaaacggcactgatcgtttaattcatttggacattttgaaggataaagccagcaccgttcaattgggtcatagatccaattttgaatttgtccaaaacaacggtacaaaacattcttcccaTCTAAAAAAGTAGATGCTGACTAATGGCAAATCAAAGATCCCGCATCCTTTCCAATCCCCAGacctcattccaattaaaacccatggGATCCTTGCACAAAATGTTTGAAATCACATACAGAACTCAAACCATTGAATATCATGCAAAAGTGACGGTAGATCTTCCCGGAAACAACCCAAGAACTGGCAAAATCAATAGGAAGACATCTTCAGAGCAAAATTGTGGGCTAAcgaataaaggctcccccagacctaagcgatttcatcgcagcgacggcgacaactagtcgtcgcgattctatcgttgggtcgctgcaggcaatgctctatttacgcttccataccaacggcgacagaatcgctgtcgccaaacgatagaatcgcgtcgtgactgtcgcgtcgcgtgtgtttgggggaaccttaattaTTTTGCCATTGTTGTGAAAAATATTATCCGGAATTgcagaaaaacgatttttactcagtcagcttgcaaatgtttgtttttatttcatatgtcaaacggcgtatttgacatttcaaacaacaaattatgttctgtttcgtacaatacaacggtcgaagggcagggtacggaaatcatcgtgctatcgtgataccagcgtgattcttggtgacagacatatgattttatgctgtacagtgatattgggatcatatatgtgtcacaagtataaggttatttttttacatgtagaaaatcgaaaatcatgtttttggtttataagaaaagatattttagttactagataaagattatcgcttcggttccctttgttctgctgtccggaacatgttgggtaccaagctgtcaaatcgtatggattttccttctttgacatttagctcccctatcctcgccagcaaaagatgttccggacagcgacgacagcgacaatctttatctagtaactaaaatatctttttttaaaaagcgtaagcaaaagatattttatttactagataaagattgtcgcttcggttccctttgttctgctgtccggaacatgttaaaccaagctgtcaaattgtatggatttttcttctttgacatttagctcccctatccgcgccagcaaaagatattccggacagcgacgacagcgacaatctttatctggtaactaaaatatctttttttataAGCGtaagcaaaagatattttagttactagataaagattgtcgcttcggttccctttgttctgctgtccggaacatgttgggtaccaagctgtcaaatcgtatggatttttcttctttgacatttagctcccctatcctcgccagcaaaagatgttccggacagcgacgacagcgactaaaatatcttttgcgtAAGCATATGTTACGCGAGATATTAAGTATTTTTTACGTAcgcgttgggtacttttttctaaccgtgtagatgTAATGATTCTTATCTTGGTGATCGAAGCAGCCCTGCTGTAAATTCAATGATCGATTTCATTAGTGTCATCGTCTTTTTTTGCCTATTTTTCTTTTGCGGCTGTGCGTGTTTTCCTCGTTTGTGGTGGCCTCGTGAGCGTGAATCAAAACACTTCATTATTACATTGGTGCGGGCGGATTCAAAATTGCGAATTACGGactgaaacattgaaaaatgtgGCCGTTCTAGCAAACCAATCAATGATGCATAGATTTACGCTCATTAGTCGAGTGTGGTGGGAATCCGCGCACCGGTTAACAAACCAGTGCTTGCCGCAGTCTCAAGGACACCACCAAATCGTCCGACTGGTATGTTTTGATATGATTACACAATCAATATTTTACGATATTGAATTTTATGAATTATACTtctttcaacatttttcgttcGCTTTTATAGTATGTTAGCAGAGCACCCGTGGATCACCTGAAATTAACCGCATCTAAGAAGCTGTCCGATGATAAGAATGCATTGCAGAAGCAGACCCCGCTTGCTACCCCACTGGCGGTTCCGATCATTGTACCACCTACAACGTTGGACAACAAAGCTCTAGTCAATGAAATATCGAAAACTGTTGGTCTGGCCACGGATCCTAGTAGAGATGGTAACAAATCGAAAGATGAAGTTATCGCTTCTATTCGTTCACTGCCAGGATTCAGCCGGTTAATTTACCACTATCTTATGTTGTCGAAAATTCGACTGACATGTAagtattgtaattgtaattttattgagtACGATAATCTGTGTTTTCACCTTATATCAGGGAAAGAAAGCAAGTATTTTCTCCTAAATATTAGTTTACCTACTGTAAAAAacgttatttaaaaaattcgAGCTCTTGCGACCAAAATATGTTAACATTCATTAAATAAGGATGACAAAAAAAGGTCATAAAATATGAAATGTGAGGATGattcaattttataaatataCTAGTGAAAATTACGTTATGTGTAAAAGTAGGTAGAGGTTTAAGACTAACTTTCGCTATTCAACATTACGGGTTCTTATACCTTTGACACAGATTTCGCTGCTAGTATAAGGAAATTACTAGGGTAAAACCCTGaataatattttgattttaGCTTTGGTGGTAATGACCACGATGGCTGGATACGCAATGGCCCCTGCTCCTTTCGAGTTGTCCACGTTCCTCCTCTGTTCTGTGGGAACAACACTCGTTTCGGGTGCAGCCAACTCCATCAACCAGGTCATCGAAACTTCGTTCGATGCACAAATGCCCCGGACCAGAAATCGGGTTCTAGTCAAAGGCCATTTAAGGTAAGACATGTCTGATATGTAAGATTTTCACTAATGCAATATGGCCACCTTTTTAGTCGACTTCATGCAGTTGGATTCGCAATGGGTGCAAGTACGATCGGAGTGGGGATGCTGTATTTCGGTGTTAACGAGTTGACGGCATTCCTGGGAGCAGCAAACCTAATCCTGTATACAAGCATCTATACACCGATGAAGCGGTACAGCATACTGAATACCTGGGTTGGTTCGCTGGTGGGTGGCATTCCGCCTCTGATGGGATGGGCCGCGTGTACCGGGGACATCGGTGTTGGTGGCTGGATCCTAGCAGGATTGCTGTACTGTTGGCAATTCCCTCACTTCAACGCCCTTTCGTGGAACATCCGTCCAGAGTACCTGAAAGCCGGTTACAAGATGATGGCAAATTCCCACCCAGAGCTTTGCACACGAGTGTCCTTGCGTCACACCGGATATATAACGGCACTTTCGCTCCTTGCGCCGGTACTCGATGTCACCAACGTTTGGTTTGCCCTGGAGTCACTTCCTCTAAACGCATACTTCGCGTACCTTGCTTGGGATTTCCACCAAAAAGCTGATAGTAAAAGTTCTAGAAAGCTGTTCCGGTTCTCTTTGATTCATTTGCCAATTCTGATGGCACTGTTCCTACTTAACAAAAACCATTGGGTATTCTCCCAAGAGAAGAATACTGCGGAAACTTTAGCCATTGATGTTGAGCTTCTAGAAGATGAGAAGAACAAAAAGGATGAATACTTGGTACCAAATGCGGTTTTAGAAGTGGCCAATCTTGGTGCAACCAGTGGAAGTATCAAAGCGATTGAGGATAATCTTCTGACGAACGTTGCCAGTGTATTACCAACCACAGGGGCTGGTAAACAGAAGCTATAAGTGCTGAgataaataatatttaaaatgttGTAATTTTAAACGACACACAAATAACTGCATAAAACAAATTGAttgtttttaaatctttttttatCAGATTGAGAACGCATCCCAATTTTCCTCGAAACGACGTTTATCCGCTGGTCCCTTTTCCATATCCGCTGCAAGTCCGACAGTATTTAAG comes from Armigeres subalbatus isolate Guangzhou_Male chromosome 2, GZ_Asu_2, whole genome shotgun sequence and encodes:
- the LOC134216231 gene encoding protoheme IX farnesyltransferase, mitochondrial — its product is MMHRFTLISRVWWESAHRLTNQCLPQSQGHHQIVRLYVSRAPVDHLKLTASKKLSDDKNALQKQTPLATPLAVPIIVPPTTLDNKALVNEISKTVGLATDPSRDGNKSKDEVIASIRSLPGFSRLIYHYLMLSKIRLTSLVVMTTMAGYAMAPAPFELSTFLLCSVGTTLVSGAANSINQVIETSFDAQMPRTRNRVLVKGHLSRLHAVGFAMGASTIGVGMLYFGVNELTAFLGAANLILYTSIYTPMKRYSILNTWVGSLVGGIPPLMGWAACTGDIGVGGWILAGLLYCWQFPHFNALSWNIRPEYLKAGYKMMANSHPELCTRVSLRHTGYITALSLLAPVLDVTNVWFALESLPLNAYFAYLAWDFHQKADSKSSRKLFRFSLIHLPILMALFLLNKNHWVFSQEKNTAETLAIDVELLEDEKNKKDEYLVPNAVLEVANLGATSGSIKAIEDNLLTNVASVLPTTGAGKQKL